In one Pseudomonas sp. Bout1 genomic region, the following are encoded:
- a CDS encoding glycoside hydrolase family 19 protein, with amino-acid sequence MPITEQQLLQILPNAGRQAGVFVPVLNTAMSKYGIVTRLRIAAFIAQVGHESGQLTRLVENLNYSAEGLMKTWPGRFDLPRATAAARKPEQIANIAYSGRMGNAAPGDGWKYRGRGLIQVTGKNNYTACGDALGLDLLGNPDRLEQPQYASLSAAWYWSTNGLNALADAGDLKGITQRINGGQTGAADRGELYARALKVLA; translated from the coding sequence ATGCCGATCACCGAGCAGCAGCTGCTGCAGATCCTCCCGAACGCCGGCCGCCAAGCCGGCGTTTTTGTTCCTGTGCTAAATACAGCTATGTCCAAGTACGGAATCGTCACGCGCCTGCGCATCGCTGCCTTCATCGCCCAGGTCGGGCATGAGTCGGGACAGCTGACGCGCCTGGTGGAAAACCTGAACTACAGCGCAGAAGGACTGATGAAGACCTGGCCCGGCCGGTTCGACTTGCCTCGGGCCACGGCTGCCGCCCGCAAGCCCGAGCAGATCGCCAATATCGCGTACAGCGGACGCATGGGTAACGCAGCCCCGGGTGATGGCTGGAAGTACCGGGGGCGCGGCCTGATCCAGGTGACAGGGAAGAATAACTACACCGCGTGCGGGGATGCCCTGGGCCTGGACCTGCTTGGCAATCCCGATCGTTTGGAGCAACCGCAATACGCATCGCTTTCGGCGGCCTGGTACTGGTCAACCAATGGGTTGAACGCCTTGGCCGATGCCGGTGACCTCAAGGGGATCACCCAGCGCATCAATGGTGGGCAGACTGGCGCGGCAGATCGCGGCGAGCTGTACGCTCGGGCGCTGAAGGTGCTGGCGTGA
- a CDS encoding lysis system i-spanin subunit Rz, with protein sequence MTPVQKLAVALLAMAVSFGAAWQVQDWRYDGKLAKQAGQFQADLDAIGNAATAQARAEQDKRLAAEQRVTDSDQQHFRELSDAQRNQALLRDRLATADVRLSVLLAEDPASGCDVPATPGAVGVVHAARRAKLDPAHAQRIIAITDDGDNAVIALRACQAYAKEVSMRK encoded by the coding sequence GTGACGCCGGTGCAGAAGTTGGCCGTGGCCCTGCTGGCCATGGCCGTGAGCTTCGGCGCCGCTTGGCAGGTGCAGGACTGGCGGTATGACGGGAAGCTGGCCAAGCAGGCGGGGCAGTTCCAGGCGGACCTCGACGCGATCGGCAATGCCGCCACCGCCCAGGCCCGCGCCGAACAAGACAAGCGCCTGGCCGCAGAGCAGCGCGTTACCGACTCCGACCAACAACACTTCAGGGAACTATCCGATGCCCAGCGCAACCAGGCTCTGCTGCGTGACCGCCTTGCTACTGCTGATGTGCGGCTGTCAGTCCTCCTTGCCGAGGATCCAGCCAGTGGCTGCGACGTGCCTGCCACCCCCGGCGCCGTCGGCGTGGTTCATGCAGCCCGCCGAGCCAAACTTGACCCAGCGCATGCTCAACGAATTATCGCCATCACCGACGACGGGGATAACGCCGTGATCGCGCTGCGGGCGTGCCAGGCATACGCAAAGGAAGTATCGATGCGGAAGTAA